The following are encoded in a window of Castanea sativa cultivar Marrone di Chiusa Pesio chromosome 5, ASM4071231v1 genomic DNA:
- the LOC142635989 gene encoding protein STRUBBELIG-RECEPTOR FAMILY 7: protein MLVDWKVVLVVFSFCILGWRPSSINGDTDPNDAGVLRVMYSSLNSPSQLTQWSSTGDDPCGQSWRGVTCSGTHVTEIKLSGLGLSGSMAYNLNSLTSLTILDMSNNNLGGGIPYALPPNLQQLNLANNNFNGQLPYSISQMTSLINLNVGHNQLQNQLSDIFGSGKLTSLTTMDLSFNSLSGDLPEGLSSLSSMTSMYLQNNQLTGTINVLANLPLENLNVQNNRFTGWIPQQLTGINLQTDGNSWSSGPAPPPPPGTPPARKTNPNHKSGGNNSPSDAGGGGSGIGGGGIAGIVISIFVVGGIVAFFLMKKRKSRRSLSDIEKLENRPFTSLASNEVQEMKSIQTSSTINTKAFDTTASINLRPPPIDRHKSFDEDEFSKKPTVVKKANVAPINVTSYSVADLQMATGSFSVENLLGGGSLGRVYRAQFDDGKVLAVKKIDSSALPSELSEEFTEMVSNISQLHHPNVTELVGYCSEHGQHLLVYEFHKNGSLHEFLHLSDDYSKPLTWNSRVKIALGTARALEYLHEVCSPSVVHKNIKSANILLDAELNPHLSDCGLASLVPNTDQALNHDAGSGYSAPEVAMSGQYTLKSDVYSFGVVMLELLSGRQPFDSSRPRSEQSLVRWATPQLHDIDSLGKMVDPALEGLYPVKSLSRFADVIALCVQPEPEFRPPMSEVVQALVRLVQRANMSKRTIGNDQGASQRGDKPDTNE from the exons atgttggTGGATTGGAAGGTGGTGTTGGTGGTCTTCAGCTTCTGCATTTTGGGGTGGAGACCCAGTTCCATTAATGGCGACACAGATCCAAATGATG CTGGTGTTCTAAGGGTTATGTATAGCAGTTTAAATTCTCCTAGTCAGCTAACCCAGTGGAGTTCAACTGGTGATGATCCATGCGGGCAGTCTTGGAGAGGCGTTACTTGCTCAGGCACACATGTCACAGAAAT taaatTATCTGGGCTTGGACTTTCTGGGTCAATGGCGTACAATCTCAATAGTTTGACATCATTAACCATCCT AGACATGAGCAATAATAATCTTGGAGGCGGGATACCTTACGCACTTCCTCCAAATCTGCAGCAACT GAATCTtgctaataataattttaatggaCAACTCCCTTATTCTATATCCCAGATGACTTCTCTTATAAACCT AAACGTCGGTCACAACCAACTTCAGAACCAACTTTCTGATATTTTTGGATCTGGAAAACTTACTTCTCTCACCACAAT GGATCTCTCTTTCAATTCTCTGTCAGGTGACCTCCCAGAGGGTCTTAGCTCCCTATCAAGTATGACTTCAAT GTATTTGCAAAACAACCAGTTGACAGGCACCATTAATGTCCTTGCCAATCTTCCCCTGGAAAATCT GAATGTTCAAAATAATCGTTTCACTGGCTGGATTCCTCAACAGTTGACAGGCATTAATCTGCA GACGGATGGCAACTCATGGAGCTCAGGTCCTGCACCCCCACCTCCACCTGGTACACCTCCAGCAAGAAAAACTAATCCAAATCACAAATCCGGTGGCAATAACAGCCCATCAGATGCAGGTGGAGGTGGCTCAGGAATAGGGGGTGGTGGCATAGCAGGAATAGTGATATCCATCTTTGTTGTTGGGGGAatagttgcattttttttaatgaagaagagaaaatcCAGGAGGTCATTGTCAGATATCGAAAAGCTTGAAAATCGGCCCTTCACTTCTCTTGCCTCAAATGAAGTGCAAG AAATGAAGTCTATCCAAACTTCATCCACAATTAACACAAAAGCTTTTGATACTACTGCGTCAATAAATCTTAGACCACCACCCATCGATCGTCACAAATCATTTGATGAGGATGAGTTCTCAAAGAAGCCCACCGTTGTCAAGAAAGCTAATGTAGCTCCCATAAATGTGACATCATACTCGGTAGCAGACCTGCAGATGGCCACTGGCAGCTTCAGTGTTGAAAACCTTCTTGGTGGGGGGTCTCTTGGACGAGTTTATCGAGCTCAATTCGATGATGGGAAG GTTCTTGCTGTGAAAAAAATCGATTCATCTGCCCTTCCCAGTGAATTGTCAGAAGAATTCACAGAGATGGTTTCAAACATCTCCCAGTTGCATCATCCAAATGTCACAGAGCTAGTTGGTTATTGTTCAGAGCATGGACAGCACCTGCTAGTCTACGAGTTCCATAAAAATGGCTCACTGCATGAATTCTTGCATCTGTCTGATGATTACAGCAAGCCATTGACTTGGAACTCCCGTGTCAAGATTGCTTTGGGAACTGCACGTGCACTAGA GTATCTGCATGAGGTTTGCTCTCCATCAGTAGTTCACAAAAATATCAAGTCAGCCAACATATTACTGGATGCAGAACTCAATCCTCACCTTTCAGACTGTGGCCTGGCAAGCCTTGTCCCAAATACAGATCAG GCATTGAACCATGATGCAGGATCTGGATACAGTGCACCTGAGGTTGCCATGTCTGGTCAATATACTCTAAAGAGTGATGTATACAGTTTTGGAGTGGTAATGTTGGAGCTTCTTAGTGGGCGTCAACCATTTGATAG TTCGAGGCCAAGATCTGAGCAATCCTTGGTTCGATGGGCAACACCTCAGCTCCATGATATTGACTCTCTTGGCAAGATGGTTGATCCAGCGCTCGAAGGGCTCTACCCAGTTAAATCACTCTCCCGTTTTGCTGATGTCATTGCTCTTTGCGTCCAG CCGGAGCCTGAGTTTCGACCACCTATGTCAGAAGTTGTTCAAGCGCTGGTTCGGTTAGTGCAGCGAGCTAACATGAGTAAGAGAACAATTGGAAATGATCAAGGAGCATCCCAGAGAGGTGACAAGCCAGACACTAATGAGTGA
- the LOC142636674 gene encoding triacylglycerol lipase OBL1, with product MDTNDNNDDACGCGGGSRSSSSSSRLKYLIIRPEKGGIGDLYRYLVWADLASGLRFLEGSDQELVERVAADHRWVILVSLILRKFIAFFAKPMEWTGYAFDFFLNLLSLNHNLFGLLSNLLQGKVVVPERDTETFISLIGHLDGRIDLYKTQSLLLLQDTDNNSESSVLGERSIRIEMGNQALMDLCIMASKLAYENSKVIKNVVLHHWKMHFVEFYSCWNDFQRERSTQVFILCDKDKDANLILISFRGTEPFNANDWSTDFDYSWYEIPKLGKVHVGFLEALGLGNRADVVTFQNHLKKWTNSCGVHVSKSPSQGRESVSSNIDSGQEQGQGIKKIPPEMVEMTAYYAVKSKLKSLFKEHKNAKFVVTGHSLGGALAILFPVVLVVQEEMEIIRRLLGVYTFGQPRVGNKELGRFMEAHLNHPVPKYFRMVYCNDLVPRLPYDDKTFFYKHFGVCLYYDSLYIEKHMDEEPNRNYFGMRYLIPEYLNAVWELIRGLIMGYTHGPEYKEGWFCVLLRVIGLALPGISAHCPTNYVNSVRLGKERIIQLSSF from the exons ATGGATACTAACGACAATAACGATGATGCATGTGGATGTGGCGGTGGGTcaaggtcttcttcttcttcttcaagattgaaGTACCTGATAATACGGCCAGAGAAGGGTGGAATCGGGGACTTATATCGATACCTGGTGTGGGCAGACTTGGCGAGCGGGCTGAGGTTCCTGGAGGGTTCGGACCAGGAATTGGTGGAAAGAGTGGCGGCGGATCACAGATGGGTCATACTGGTGTCACTCATACTCCGCAAATTCATTGCCTTTTTTGCCAAGCCCATGGAGTGGACTGGCTATGCTTTTGACTTCTTTCTcaatctcctctctctcaaccaCAACCTTTTTGGTCTACTCTCCAACCTCTTACAAG GAAAAGTGGTGGTGCCAGAGCGGGACACGGAGACTTTCATAAGTTTAATTGGGCATTTAGATGGGCGGATTGACCTTTACAAGACCCAAAGCTTACTACTACTGCAAGATACTGATAATAATAGTGAATCATCTGTTCTTGGGGAGAGAAGCATAAGAATAGAAATGGGGAATCAGGCCCTTATGGACCTTTGCATCATGGCCTCCAAGTTGGCATATGAGAATTCCAAAGTCATTAAAAATGTTGTACTTCACCATTGGAAG ATGCATTTTGTGGAGTTCTACAGCTGCTGGAATG ATTTCCAAAGGGAGAGGTCGACGCAAGTGTTCATACTGTGTGACAAGGATAAAGATGCGAATTTGATACTGATCAGCTTCAGGGGCACAGAACCTTTTAATGCGAATGATTGGAGTACCGATTTTGACTACTCTTGGTATGAAATCCCAAAATTGGGAAAAGTTCACGTGGGATTCTTAGAAGCCTTGGGTTTGGGCAACAGAGCTGATGTTGTCACCTTCCAAAATCACCTTAAAAAATGGACTAATTCATGTGGTGTTCATGTTAGCAAAAGCCCTTCACAAGGCAGAGAATCAGTATCCTCAAACATTGATTCGGGCCAAGAACAAGGTCAAG GTATTAAGAAGATTCCACCAGAAATGGTGGAGATGACTGCGTACTATGCTGTAAAAAGCAAGCTCAAGAGCTTATTCAAGGAGCACAAGAATGCAAAATTCGTAGTCACTGGACATAGCTTAGGTGGGGCACTTGCCATATTATTCCCAGTGGTGCTGGTGGTACAAGAGGAGATGGAGATAATACGAAGGTTATTGGGTGTATACACATTTGGACAGCCCAGGGTTGGAAACAAGGAACTGGGGAGGTTCATGGAAGCCCATTTGAATCATCCAGTCCCAAAGTATTTCAGGATGGTCTACTGCAACGACCTTGTGCCGAGGTTGCCTTACGATGACAAAACCTTTTTCTATAAACATTTTGGAGTGTGCCTTTACTATGACAGCCTATACATTGAAAAG CATATGGATGAGGAGCCAAACAGAAATTACTTTGGAATGAGATACCTGATACCAGAGTATCTGAATGCTGTTTGGGAATTAATCCGAGGTTTAATAATGGGCTACACCCATGGGCCAGAGTATAAGGAGGGCTGGTTTTGCGTACTACTCAGGGTGATAGGACTGGCACTTCCTGGTATTTCTGCACATTGCCCCACAAATTATGTCAACTCTGTGAGGCTTGGAAAGGAGCGCATCATTCAGTTATCCTCATTCTAA